Sequence from the Herpetosiphonaceae bacterium genome:
ACCCGAAAATCAAGCGGCAGCTTGCCAACTTGCGCTATCGCATCGTGATTATCCGCGACATGCAGATCTTTGGCGTCTCCAGCTTCTTCTTCTGCGTGCTCTGCATGTTCGTCCTGTTCGCCGGACAGCCGACCCTTGGCAAGTGGATCTTTGGCGGCAGCCTGATCCTGCTGCTGATCTCGCTGGGCCTTTCCCTGCGTGAGATCCAGGTATCGATCGATGCGCTCACGCTCCAGGTGGCGGATCTGGATGATGATGAGGCGTAGGCTATTACCGAATCTTAACCATGTCAGCGCCGCCCGCTGCTGCACGCTCCACCATCACCCATCTTGCGACCTGATCCACCAACTATCGAGTGATTGGACCACCGACAGCAACAGGCTATACTGCTGCGACGTGTTTAAGGAACCCTTGGAGATTATTGATGAACTACCCGCTTACCTTCTCGTTCAAGATCGTCGCGCTTGCCCCCCAGATCTCCGTAAGAGACGGGCAGGGTAATCTACTCCTCTACGTCAAGCAAAAGCTCTTCAAGCTTAAAGAGGCGGTAAATATCTTTGCCGACGAGAGCCAGACCCGGCAGCTCTTCTCGATCAACGCCGACCGCCTGCTGGACTTCTCGGCCCGCTATACGATCACCGACTCGCAGGGATTGGCGATCGGAGCGGTGAAGCGGCAGGGCATGCGCTCGATCTGGAAGGCGCACTACGATATTCTCAATGGCGAGACGCCGGTGATGACCATCAGGGAAGAAAACCCCTGGATTAAGGTTATGGACGCTCTGGTCGGCGAGGTGCCGATTCTTGGCCTGTTTACCGGCTATCTCTTCCATCCGGCCTACCTCATCTCCAGGCCGGACGGCACCACGGT
This genomic interval carries:
- a CDS encoding DUF2721 domain-containing protein, translated to MELTLTTPALLFPAISLLLLAYTNRFLTLAALMRELYTRYKAQPDPKIKRQLANLRYRIVIIRDMQIFGVSSFFFCVLCMFVLFAGQPTLGKWIFGGSLILLLISLGLSLREIQVSIDALTLQVADLDDDEA